In a single window of the Terriglobus roseus genome:
- a CDS encoding acyltransferase family protein, with product MTSSELGGPRRHYRALDGLRAVAALSVIYYHSAANGIHLPISQLAWVGVDLFFVLSGFLITGVLLKTRETSNYFRVFYGRRALRIFPIYYAALAAIFCAHFVLPHYPVYPWTTQVWYWINASNFPTAIALAGVTDLTHFWTLAIEEQFYLLWPLLVYNLRNRTLLYLCMLALPVEYALRLLPTVARLNAITDNQFSYRLTPLHSEGLFAGAAIAILLSEEVLGPSTLKMIRRIAASAGVLALLSVRWNTAPQWIVASRFSLLAVAFAAFVAMLAVGPAESLPARALSSGLLRKIGRMSFSIYVIHLPIMNFLKSHVFGYPSTKIALLDRLIVSLLVTVGCASAAWWAIEEPCLAMKRFFLYRSATETGTRTEYAPSASAL from the coding sequence ATGACGAGTTCAGAGTTGGGCGGACCACGTCGCCACTATCGAGCGTTGGATGGTCTTCGTGCGGTTGCCGCGCTTTCGGTCATCTACTATCACAGCGCAGCGAACGGCATCCACCTTCCAATCTCCCAATTGGCCTGGGTGGGAGTTGACCTGTTCTTCGTCCTGTCCGGCTTCCTGATCACGGGCGTGCTGCTGAAGACACGCGAGACGTCCAACTACTTTCGTGTGTTCTACGGACGGCGGGCGTTACGCATCTTCCCGATCTACTATGCGGCTCTGGCGGCCATCTTCTGCGCCCACTTTGTGTTGCCTCACTATCCGGTCTACCCATGGACCACCCAGGTTTGGTACTGGATCAATGCGAGTAACTTCCCAACCGCCATAGCTCTCGCCGGTGTGACCGACCTTACCCACTTCTGGACGCTTGCGATCGAAGAGCAGTTCTATCTGCTTTGGCCGCTGCTGGTGTACAACCTGCGCAACCGAACACTTCTGTACCTCTGCATGTTGGCGCTGCCGGTCGAGTACGCCCTGCGCCTGCTGCCGACCGTGGCGCGACTGAATGCCATCACCGATAACCAATTCAGCTATCGGCTGACACCGCTCCACTCCGAGGGACTTTTCGCCGGGGCGGCGATCGCGATCCTGCTGTCGGAAGAGGTTCTTGGGCCGTCGACCTTGAAGATGATAAGGCGCATAGCGGCTTCTGCGGGCGTCCTCGCTCTTTTGTCGGTACGGTGGAACACGGCGCCGCAGTGGATCGTCGCTTCGCGTTTCAGCCTGCTGGCAGTGGCATTCGCGGCGTTTGTCGCAATGTTGGCGGTCGGGCCTGCGGAGAGCCTTCCCGCCCGCGCACTATCTTCCGGTTTGTTGCGGAAGATCGGCAGGATGAGCTTCTCGATCTACGTGATCCATCTGCCGATCATGAACTTTCTGAAGTCGCATGTCTTCGGCTATCCCTCGACGAAGATTGCGTTGCTCGATCGCCTCATCGTGTCCCTGCTGGTCACGGTCGGGTGCGCGTCGGCGGCGTGGTGGGCCATCGAGGAGCCATGCCTGGCCATGAAGAGATTTTTCCTCTACCGCAGTGCTACAGAGACAGGAACTCGCACCGAGTATGCGCCGAGTGCCTCGGCGCTCTGA
- the rfaE1 gene encoding D-glycero-beta-D-manno-heptose-7-phosphate kinase: MIAERDAVLRLLETGFSRLRVLVVGDLMIDRYIVGDVERISPEAPVPVLRQAREYSRPGGAANVAMNLAGLGLKTTLAGFVGRDAYATELRELMNDAGVDASGLVESELPTIAKTRVVSRTQQLLRIDVESREVASPDAFETLRARALTAVADADAVILSDYAKGALSEAICGAVIEAARSRGIPVLVDPKTRDLTKYAGATTICPNLQELSAATGIDAYRTDDLLQAGRDLLPALGIEFLTVTMSEKGIRVLRHDGLLEEIHSPARAREVFDVSGAGDTVIATLAAGLAGGLAVDSAVELANVAAGIVVAKLGTVPVAAHEIVAELTMSSGIASADKVLEFDRAVARVAEWRASGESIVFTNGCFDLLHIGHITLLEDCRRFGSKLIVGMNTDRSVSDLKGPTRPIVGQNERTKVMAALGSVDMVVLFDEETPLNLIRAMKPDVLVKGGDYNVQTVVGHEDVIAAGGRVEIVPTVEGFSTSNIVKKMVKGAGS, translated from the coding sequence ATGATTGCGGAACGGGATGCGGTATTGCGCCTGCTGGAGACCGGTTTCAGCCGGTTGCGGGTGCTGGTGGTGGGCGATCTGATGATTGATCGCTACATAGTGGGTGATGTCGAACGCATCTCGCCCGAAGCTCCCGTGCCGGTACTTCGGCAGGCGCGGGAATACTCCCGCCCTGGCGGCGCGGCGAACGTAGCGATGAACCTGGCAGGCCTGGGATTGAAGACAACGCTGGCCGGATTCGTGGGACGCGATGCTTACGCGACCGAGCTCCGCGAGCTGATGAACGATGCGGGTGTTGATGCATCCGGGCTGGTTGAGTCTGAGCTGCCGACGATCGCCAAGACACGCGTTGTGAGCCGGACGCAGCAGTTGTTGCGCATCGATGTGGAGAGTCGTGAGGTTGCTTCGCCTGACGCCTTTGAGACACTCCGTGCGAGGGCTTTGACTGCCGTTGCGGACGCGGATGCCGTCATCCTTTCGGACTATGCGAAGGGCGCGCTGAGCGAAGCGATCTGCGGGGCGGTGATTGAGGCAGCGCGGTCCCGGGGCATCCCGGTGCTGGTCGATCCGAAGACACGCGATCTGACGAAGTACGCGGGCGCCACGACCATCTGCCCTAATCTGCAGGAGCTGAGCGCGGCGACGGGCATCGATGCCTACCGCACGGATGATCTGCTGCAAGCCGGTCGCGATCTGCTGCCGGCGCTTGGGATCGAATTTCTGACGGTCACCATGAGCGAGAAGGGCATTCGGGTCCTTCGGCATGATGGCCTGCTGGAAGAAATTCATTCGCCGGCGCGGGCTCGCGAGGTCTTCGACGTTTCAGGCGCGGGCGATACGGTGATTGCAACGTTGGCTGCGGGCCTTGCGGGCGGCCTCGCCGTCGATAGCGCGGTGGAACTTGCGAATGTAGCAGCAGGAATCGTTGTGGCGAAGCTTGGCACGGTACCGGTGGCTGCGCACGAGATTGTTGCGGAGCTTACGATGTCGAGCGGCATCGCCTCTGCGGATAAGGTCCTGGAGTTTGACCGTGCCGTCGCACGCGTTGCGGAGTGGCGCGCGTCTGGCGAAAGCATCGTGTTCACCAACGGCTGCTTTGACCTGCTGCACATCGGCCACATCACGCTGCTGGAAGACTGCCGCCGCTTTGGATCGAAGCTGATCGTGGGCATGAACACCGATCGTTCCGTCAGCGACCTGAAGGGACCCACGAGGCCCATTGTTGGGCAGAACGAACGGACAAAGGTGATGGCGGCCCTCGGCTCTGTGGACATGGTCGTCCTCTTCGATGAGGAGACGCCGCTGAACCTGATCCGCGCCATGAAGCCCGACGTGCTGGTGAAGGGCGGCGACTACAACGTGCAGACTGTCGTGGGCCATGAAGACGTGATTGCGGCGGGCGGGCGTGTGGAGATTGTGCCGACCGTCGAGGGCTTCTCGACGTCGAACATCGTCAAGAAGATGGTTAAAGGAGCCGGCAGTTGA
- a CDS encoding glycosyltransferase: MRLLLIGNYAPDKQNSMLRYSDLLRREMEARGHQVRVIAPKAFATRVHGRGSAGKWLGYVDKYLLFPLRLRAAARGWDWVHVCDHSNSMYLQHLDPALSSITCHDLLAIEAASELHTAELGRKVSLTGRVQQRWIRKHLVAAARVVCVSHATERGLRALGANGIIVTIHNPLNRKFSPAPSTVIDAVRIRAGLAEGEPYLLHVGGNQWYKNRVGVLRIFAALRAHADFAGMRLVMAGKDWTPAMHAVVLELGLGDAVVALANPGDAEVDALYTGCAAMLFPSLQEGFGWPIIEAQSCGALVITSDRDPMREIAGANALLIAPADPAAAAHEIVRRWPEREALRSAGARNAAAYEPERLMPKYDEFFRGGAVA, from the coding sequence ATGCGGCTCTTACTCATCGGGAACTACGCGCCGGACAAGCAGAACAGCATGTTGCGGTATTCCGATCTGCTTCGCCGCGAGATGGAAGCCCGCGGACACCAGGTGCGCGTCATCGCCCCGAAGGCCTTTGCAACGCGCGTCCACGGTCGCGGTAGCGCGGGGAAGTGGCTCGGCTACGTCGACAAGTATCTGCTGTTCCCGCTGCGGCTCCGCGCGGCCGCGCGTGGATGGGACTGGGTTCACGTGTGCGACCACTCAAACTCGATGTACCTGCAGCATCTGGACCCGGCGTTGTCGAGCATCACGTGTCATGATCTGCTGGCGATCGAGGCCGCGTCCGAGCTGCACACCGCTGAGCTGGGCCGTAAGGTGTCGCTGACCGGCCGCGTGCAGCAGCGGTGGATTCGCAAGCACCTGGTGGCTGCGGCCCGCGTCGTCTGTGTCTCACACGCCACGGAGCGTGGCCTGCGTGCGCTGGGCGCGAACGGCATCATCGTGACGATCCACAATCCGTTGAATCGCAAGTTCTCACCCGCGCCGTCGACCGTGATTGATGCTGTTCGCATCCGCGCCGGCCTGGCCGAGGGCGAGCCTTACCTGCTGCACGTGGGTGGTAACCAGTGGTACAAGAACCGAGTTGGTGTCCTGCGGATCTTCGCTGCACTACGCGCGCATGCTGATTTTGCCGGGATGCGACTGGTGATGGCGGGGAAAGACTGGACACCCGCAATGCACGCAGTCGTTCTGGAGCTTGGCCTGGGCGATGCCGTTGTGGCGCTGGCGAATCCAGGCGATGCTGAAGTGGATGCGCTGTACACGGGCTGCGCCGCGATGTTGTTTCCGTCGCTTCAGGAGGGCTTCGGCTGGCCCATCATTGAAGCGCAGAGCTGCGGTGCATTGGTGATCACTTCCGATCGTGATCCTATGCGGGAGATTGCCGGGGCAAATGCACTGCTGATCGCGCCCGCGGACCCTGCTGCAGCCGCCCATGAGATCGTTCGGCGCTGGCCGGAGCGTGAGGCGCTGCGGTCAGCAGGGGCGCGCAATGCCGCAGCTTACGAACCAGAGCGGCTGATGCCGAAGTACGACGAGTTCTTTCGTGGGGGAGCGGTCGCATGA
- a CDS encoding cellulose synthase operon protein YhjQ/BcsQ, producing the protein MDEFAINPTDVEELVPEPETPEDVAVLYTWANVHGGKYRDFSASRREYRAQQRHRMVEAQRQAELEAARESEEKAARELEAAHQLGIAAGKTALPSAEAEEIRLRAEERAGQERLAAQKHVQTAEDLRLALEEAEREMEEARRRAEEQAARYAEADARWRAQQRGMAEVVPGEINDPYYFAGPLDPGAFAPGKGVRSSMPRRISSERRIVDSYYRARGESNPEGNPRRGDVRRDDEAIGLFEAGGRISSGHRPIYREAASQPPIEHSGNHPETQPRPAADRGERDVDASQDSASGNVPSPDARSRSRESASDVLARTTRRPRANGEAPMAGEYSDYASRSFEADGRNASAYTPSPEPRRQIESDDSVDFRPAGAEPGRPAGVELPRDLAGVSNNAGFEETAPRPARTHYDDRPQTSLLPPQPAREELARREDRPAWLGRDARPSDKDVTPQGFREADEREIEGRRRERDAFEEFLSRTADLTPRSTDDRPARSAYVERDEVRDDRREARADTRPTPDREGLREEEELPIRRNDNLQDDFAERRASVDRLPAIPERGAYREKSGELPVVRSAQRTSPTAAYEIPGVREVPVPRETISPRETGSLPTSEFPFGATSRPDGEIAWPRSERRRFPRSSGSHGIATQLSDSREYRAAARASELEEKIDRSRLQSARREVDLREDSRQDPAGGVYVSGPTAPAGFPASAGMPAPRATDTLQRSQERVAARWFALKGLMGSNTEAVPDALSQARPVTETSAPMLSIVALSGGVGKTSLVATLGRALSSVGERVLLADTTAHGLLPYYFGARELRPDVVRTFSPPPGSIDAPVYMVNYQTDRLATDDAGQVNLVEEIGRHSKGTQRVLLDVNGSSAWLVRRLARLNSAVLVPITPDMNSVLSIQNVERFFGGTQDSEGRPVSPYYVLNQFDASLPLHLDVREVLRQQLGNRLLPVMIRRSQSVSEALAEGMTVIDYAPESAVTEDYIQLAEWVRHLAAPASIGLRRMRWSER; encoded by the coding sequence ATGGACGAGTTCGCGATCAACCCGACAGATGTAGAGGAACTGGTGCCTGAGCCAGAGACGCCGGAAGACGTAGCGGTCCTTTACACGTGGGCGAACGTCCACGGCGGCAAATACCGGGACTTCTCCGCATCGCGCCGCGAATATCGCGCACAGCAGCGCCATCGCATGGTGGAGGCGCAGCGCCAGGCTGAGCTGGAGGCTGCTCGCGAGAGCGAGGAGAAGGCTGCGCGCGAGTTGGAAGCGGCACACCAGCTGGGAATCGCCGCAGGCAAGACGGCCTTACCATCCGCAGAGGCAGAAGAGATTCGCCTTCGCGCTGAAGAACGTGCCGGGCAGGAACGACTGGCTGCACAGAAACACGTACAGACCGCCGAAGATCTGCGACTGGCCCTCGAAGAGGCTGAGCGCGAGATGGAAGAGGCTCGTCGCCGCGCCGAGGAACAGGCTGCACGTTACGCCGAGGCAGACGCTCGTTGGCGTGCACAGCAACGGGGCATGGCTGAAGTTGTTCCCGGCGAAATCAATGATCCGTATTACTTCGCCGGTCCGTTGGATCCGGGGGCATTCGCACCCGGCAAGGGCGTTCGCAGCTCCATGCCCCGGCGCATATCGTCCGAGCGTCGCATTGTGGATTCGTACTATCGCGCCCGTGGTGAAAGCAACCCCGAAGGGAACCCGCGCAGGGGAGACGTTCGCCGCGACGACGAGGCTATCGGTCTGTTTGAGGCCGGTGGCCGGATCAGCTCCGGCCACAGACCCATTTATCGTGAGGCAGCGTCACAGCCCCCGATCGAGCACTCAGGGAATCATCCCGAGACTCAGCCGCGTCCTGCTGCAGACCGCGGCGAGCGGGACGTCGATGCTTCGCAGGATTCGGCCTCTGGCAACGTGCCTTCGCCCGATGCGCGCAGCCGCAGTCGCGAGAGTGCTTCCGATGTGCTGGCGCGAACCACGCGCCGTCCTCGTGCCAACGGAGAAGCTCCGATGGCGGGCGAGTATAGCGATTACGCGTCCCGTAGCTTCGAAGCGGACGGCCGCAATGCATCGGCGTATACGCCTTCTCCTGAGCCGCGCCGCCAGATCGAGTCGGACGACTCTGTCGACTTCCGTCCCGCCGGGGCGGAGCCAGGTCGTCCGGCTGGAGTTGAACTTCCACGCGACCTAGCAGGCGTCAGCAACAACGCCGGTTTCGAGGAAACGGCACCCCGACCCGCACGCACCCACTATGACGACCGTCCGCAGACGTCGCTGCTTCCCCCCCAACCGGCTCGCGAAGAACTCGCCCGTCGGGAAGATCGGCCGGCCTGGCTTGGACGGGATGCTCGACCGAGCGATAAGGACGTCACTCCGCAGGGTTTCCGCGAAGCCGATGAGCGGGAGATAGAAGGCCGTCGCCGTGAGCGCGATGCCTTTGAGGAATTCCTCTCACGGACTGCGGACCTCACGCCGCGGTCGACGGACGATCGTCCGGCACGCTCGGCCTACGTGGAACGCGATGAGGTCCGCGACGATCGCCGCGAAGCGCGCGCCGACACACGTCCCACGCCGGACCGCGAAGGTCTGCGTGAGGAGGAAGAACTCCCGATTCGCCGGAACGACAACCTGCAGGATGACTTTGCCGAGCGGCGTGCGTCCGTGGACCGGCTGCCCGCGATACCAGAACGTGGCGCCTACCGAGAGAAGTCTGGCGAGCTGCCAGTAGTCCGCAGCGCGCAACGCACGTCGCCCACGGCAGCCTATGAAATTCCCGGCGTTCGTGAGGTGCCGGTGCCCCGCGAAACGATTTCGCCGCGCGAGACAGGCTCTTTGCCCACCTCAGAGTTTCCTTTCGGGGCCACATCGCGTCCGGATGGGGAGATCGCCTGGCCGCGAAGTGAACGCCGCCGTTTCCCCCGATCGTCCGGCTCACATGGAATCGCGACACAGCTGAGTGACAGCCGCGAGTATCGGGCAGCAGCCCGCGCTTCGGAACTGGAAGAGAAGATCGACCGCTCGCGCCTGCAATCGGCTCGTCGTGAGGTCGATCTGCGGGAGGACTCCCGGCAGGATCCGGCGGGGGGCGTCTACGTATCCGGGCCGACCGCTCCCGCAGGCTTCCCTGCGTCCGCTGGTATGCCTGCGCCACGTGCGACGGACACGCTGCAGCGGTCGCAGGAGCGGGTCGCCGCGCGCTGGTTTGCCCTGAAGGGCCTGATGGGTTCCAACACTGAAGCTGTACCCGATGCGCTGTCGCAAGCGCGACCGGTGACCGAGACAAGCGCGCCGATGCTGTCGATCGTTGCGTTGTCGGGCGGCGTAGGGAAAACAAGCCTGGTCGCCACGCTGGGAAGAGCCCTGTCCTCCGTTGGCGAGCGGGTTCTGCTGGCAGACACCACCGCGCATGGTCTGCTGCCGTATTACTTCGGCGCGCGTGAATTGCGGCCAGACGTTGTGCGGACCTTCTCGCCACCGCCCGGCAGCATCGATGCGCCGGTGTACATGGTCAACTACCAGACCGATCGCCTCGCCACGGATGACGCCGGTCAGGTGAACCTGGTGGAAGAGATTGGCCGTCACAGCAAAGGGACGCAGCGCGTCCTGCTGGACGTGAATGGATCCAGCGCATGGCTCGTTCGCCGGCTTGCGCGCCTCAACTCCGCCGTCCTGGTGCCGATCACGCCGGATATGAACTCCGTTCTGAGCATCCAGAACGTCGAACGTTTCTTTGGGGGTACACAAGATAGTGAGGGCAGGCCTGTTTCGCCCTACTATGTTCTGAACCAGTTTGATGCGTCGTTGCCGTTGCACCTGGATGTCCGCGAGGTGCTGCGTCAGCAGCTTGGAAACCGCCTGTTGCCCGTGATGATCCGGCGGTCACAGTCTGTGTCCGAAGCACTCGCAGAAGGAATGACCGTGATTGATTACGCCCCCGAATCGGCAGTGACCGAGGATTACATACAGTTGGCCGAATGGGTCCGTCACCTTGCAGCGCCTGCGAGCATTGGTCTTCGCAGAATGCGCTGGAGCGAACGATGA
- a CDS encoding DUF4254 domain-containing protein, with translation MQQPSQPDAAPTPLVPVILVDEQDSATLRWHNDGGNTQLLGTDVPAGLTPAGIAMRLHAANFTLWHLEDEARDPSATDRTIVECKRSIDRTNQQRNNLVESLDETLLQLLQQNESAPLHSETPGQILDRLSILSLKIFHTREESERFTATAAHRQRNLLRLRILIEQRDDLRQALTLLFEEILGGERRFRLYRQMKMYNDPELNPVLYTASEHR, from the coding sequence ATGCAACAGCCCTCACAGCCGGACGCAGCACCCACTCCGCTCGTACCGGTGATACTGGTCGACGAACAGGACAGTGCGACGCTTCGCTGGCACAACGACGGGGGCAACACACAACTTCTGGGGACCGATGTCCCAGCAGGCCTGACTCCCGCAGGGATTGCCATGCGTCTGCACGCGGCGAACTTCACGTTGTGGCATCTGGAAGATGAGGCACGCGACCCAAGCGCAACCGATCGAACCATCGTGGAGTGCAAGCGGTCGATCGATCGGACGAACCAGCAGCGCAACAATCTGGTGGAGAGTCTTGACGAAACTCTTCTGCAACTTTTGCAGCAGAACGAATCCGCTCCATTGCACTCCGAGACACCCGGGCAGATCCTTGATCGGCTCTCAATCCTGTCGCTGAAAATCTTCCACACGCGCGAAGAATCGGAACGATTTACCGCGACAGCCGCGCACCGGCAGCGAAACCTGCTTCGTCTGCGTATCCTTATCGAACAGCGTGACGATCTCCGCCAAGCGCTCACACTGTTGTTCGAAGAGATCCTTGGCGGCGAGCGACGCTTTCGCCTCTATCGCCAGATGAAGATGTATAACGATCCTGAGCTGAATCCAGTGCTCTACACCGCGTCAGAACACCGCTGA
- a CDS encoding TPR end-of-group domain-containing protein, protein MPVAKPAAKASKATSKTAEKQAPRTLAGHLPVAHDANRAAALEQYQAAVTAMQQGNYSAAHPALEKLLQTAPPEFIDRIRMYLSACIAQSKKGTNDFSSPEEKYDYAISLLNDGQYEDAREHLNEILDGDGQADYAFYGLAVLASMTGDTSTCLERLTEAIQLNSMNRIHARSDSDFQDMTDDPRFTELLYPEG, encoded by the coding sequence ATGCCCGTCGCAAAGCCCGCCGCTAAAGCTAGTAAAGCCACAAGTAAGACCGCCGAGAAGCAGGCTCCGCGCACTCTTGCCGGTCACCTTCCCGTTGCGCACGACGCGAACCGCGCTGCCGCGCTGGAGCAGTACCAGGCAGCCGTGACCGCCATGCAGCAGGGCAACTACTCCGCCGCGCACCCCGCGCTGGAGAAGCTGTTGCAGACTGCGCCGCCGGAGTTCATCGATCGCATTCGCATGTATCTGTCCGCCTGCATTGCGCAGTCGAAGAAGGGCACAAACGATTTCTCCTCGCCCGAGGAGAAGTACGACTATGCCATCTCGCTGCTGAATGACGGGCAGTACGAGGACGCGCGAGAGCACCTGAACGAGATCCTGGATGGCGATGGACAGGCGGACTACGCCTTCTACGGCCTGGCCGTACTCGCTTCCATGACAGGCGATACCTCCACCTGCCTGGAACGGTTGACCGAGGCCATCCAACTGAACAGCATGAATCGCATCCATGCTCGCTCGGACTCTGACTTCCAGGACATGACCGACGACCCGCGCTTCACGGAACTGCTCTACCCCGAGGGCTAG